A region of Corvus cornix cornix isolate S_Up_H32 chromosome 3, ASM73873v5, whole genome shotgun sequence DNA encodes the following proteins:
- the LOC120411713 gene encoding uncharacterized protein LOC120411713 isoform X4, with the protein MRDQRNTRKMLQEKHKLAMKGKTLPGSSTKVQPPVSAAGSFPSESSRIPDELQVLDVPQPPLKVTITVCSQMGSLGISIAGGKGSSSCKDSDEGILIARLPKDGPSDLAGVQAGDRVAEATFVSEPAALDAGPTEASPKGSPFPTVNHVITVSIEDGCVYTSREGRIEA; encoded by the exons ATGCGAGATCaaagaaataccagaaaaatgCTTCAGGAAAAGCACAAGTTGGCAATGAAAGGGAAGACTCTTCCAGGATCCAGCACTAAGGTGCAGCCACCTGtctcagcagcaggcagcttcCCCAGCGAGAGCAGCCGCATCCCGGAcgagctgcaggtgctggatgTGCCGCAGCCCCCGCTGAAG GTAACCATTACTGTGTGCAGTCAAATGGGGAGTCTTGGTATTAGCATTGCTGGTGGAAAGGGCTCATCTTCATGTAAAGACAGTGATGAG GGGATCCTGATTGCACGGCTGCCAAAAGATGGTCCATCAGACTTGGCTGGGGTACAAGCAGGAGACAGAGTGGCTGAG gcaaCCTTTGTTTCAGAACCTGCTGCCCTTGATGCTGGTCCCACTGAAGCTTCCCCCAAGGGCAGCCCCTTCCCGACAGTCAACCATGTCATAACA GTTTCAATAGAAGATGGTTGTGTCTACACATCAAGGGAGGGAAGGATTGAAGCATAA